In Anseongella ginsenosidimutans, one genomic interval encodes:
- a CDS encoding RagB/SusD family nutrient uptake outer membrane protein, protein MRQIIYIFIIGLAGVFQYGCEEALEKTPDGQTTIDKVLNNYGRSKGLIDAAYGEVYQGRDQIAFVFNPIETLTDNAFWAATYNAYEWHNGTLSLSNPVVNWPWNSPSEQLWPDFWRGIRLANNAIKYLPQSTVITEQERTTWIAEARVLRCWYYMNLLEFYGPVPWIEEPFEPTFMGWNELTRPTYDEIASKIEQELLDVINSGILPDRQPSQEARRVDNGIAYAIRARILLYNASPLNNPGNDREKWQRAADAAQDVIDLPSYSLVPMSEYKRLFIGAFATPVTEIIWRAWADNSHINNSNGVNVGSYPHASINNIWNCGESPTQELVDAFEMSNGALPVTYDDDTHTSVTVTPGAAEMGYSEAPGGDPYANRDARFYINIVHNLTNYGVPYNCTEPYIIETFVGGRNGFNDIISQETQRSCTGYYSRKDKQVKYWGPGGSQGHEPTHWVFFRLAEFYLQKAEALCELGNLDGAMAALNVIRERALQPRIQDVPGFVSSQEFIRERIRNERRVEYCLEGQYRFVDQRRWKILNETNRFVTGMRITKDGEGKFHYERKKIRDYQSYTDKYLVMPIPLEDAKKMTGMLQPEAWR, encoded by the coding sequence ATGAGGCAGATAATTTACATTTTTATCATAGGATTAGCGGGTGTATTTCAGTATGGCTGCGAGGAAGCGCTGGAGAAAACCCCCGATGGTCAAACAACCATCGACAAGGTCTTGAATAACTACGGCCGCAGCAAGGGGCTTATTGACGCGGCTTATGGAGAAGTTTACCAGGGGCGTGACCAGATCGCCTTTGTATTTAATCCAATCGAAACATTAACGGATAATGCGTTTTGGGCAGCTACTTATAATGCGTATGAGTGGCACAATGGCACCTTGTCCCTTTCCAATCCCGTTGTAAACTGGCCCTGGAACTCGCCGAGTGAACAGCTGTGGCCGGATTTCTGGCGTGGTATCCGCCTGGCCAATAACGCAATTAAATATCTTCCGCAGTCAACGGTTATTACGGAGCAGGAAAGGACGACATGGATAGCCGAAGCCAGGGTGCTGCGCTGCTGGTACTATATGAATCTCCTGGAGTTCTATGGCCCGGTGCCCTGGATAGAAGAACCATTCGAACCGACATTCATGGGCTGGAACGAATTAACGCGGCCCACCTACGATGAAATTGCGTCCAAAATTGAACAGGAGCTGCTTGATGTGATCAATTCAGGGATTTTGCCGGACAGGCAGCCATCACAGGAGGCACGCCGGGTTGATAACGGCATCGCTTACGCCATCCGGGCCAGGATACTGCTGTATAATGCCAGTCCGCTCAACAATCCCGGAAATGACCGGGAAAAATGGCAGCGCGCCGCCGATGCGGCACAGGACGTCATCGATTTACCCAGTTACAGCCTGGTGCCGATGTCTGAGTACAAGCGGCTGTTCATCGGCGCGTTTGCCACACCGGTGACGGAAATCATCTGGCGGGCTTGGGCTGATAACTCACATATTAACAATTCGAACGGCGTTAACGTGGGAAGTTATCCGCATGCCAGTATTAACAACATATGGAATTGCGGCGAATCACCTACACAGGAACTGGTAGATGCCTTCGAGATGAGCAACGGTGCCTTACCGGTGACCTACGACGATGATACCCATACCAGCGTAACCGTTACCCCGGGGGCGGCGGAAATGGGGTATAGCGAGGCACCGGGAGGAGATCCCTATGCTAACCGCGATGCGCGCTTCTACATAAATATCGTCCATAATCTGACAAATTACGGCGTTCCCTATAACTGTACGGAACCCTATATCATAGAAACATTCGTGGGCGGGCGGAACGGTTTCAATGACATAATATCACAGGAAACACAACGCTCCTGCACCGGGTATTATAGCCGTAAAGATAAACAGGTGAAATATTGGGGCCCTGGCGGCAGCCAGGGTCATGAACCTACCCACTGGGTATTTTTCCGCCTGGCCGAATTTTACCTGCAAAAAGCAGAGGCCTTATGTGAGCTTGGCAACCTGGACGGCGCCATGGCTGCGTTAAATGTCATCAGGGAACGGGCATTACAGCCAAGGATCCAGGATGTACCCGGTTTCGTCAGCTCACAGGAGTTTATCCGCGAGCGTATCCGCAACGAACGCCGTGTAGAGTATTGCCTGGAAGGACAGTATCGCTTTGTTGATCAACGGCGCTGGAAAATCCTTAATGAAACAAACCGTTTCGTCACTGGCATGCGCATTACAAAGGACGGGGAGGGTAAATTTCACTACGAACGCAAGAAAATTCGTGACTACCAATCATATACCGATAAATACCTGGTGATGCCGATTCCGCTGGAAGATGCAAAGAAAATGACCGGTATGTTACAGCCGGAAGCGTGGCGCTAA
- a CDS encoding SusC/RagA family TonB-linked outer membrane protein produces the protein MNKTFMETNMYKFLLMTVFCTMVFSNSLFAQSVVSGVVTDDAGAALAGVSVQIRGTIEGTKTDESGRYSIAGVDEGAVIVFSLLGYVPYEATVGAERQIDVMMIAEATELEEAVVVAYGTQKKESVVAAIATMDATGLRQTPASNIGIALAGRLPGLTVLQRSGVPGGEMMEFYIRGRSTINGQQPLILVDGVPRDFTALDPREVATISVLKDASATAVYGVRGANGVILITTRRGHSGKPVIDVTAEQSWQAPTRLPEMVNAYDYARLYNQVEIQNGRNAVYDDAALEHYRLGDFQELYPTRDYMNEFMKDAFPMNRMNVNVSGGNDRMKYFTTVGYLLQQGIFETEKFDEYDYDPTSKANRVNFRSNFDIEINPSLSMLLNVSGYMQKKNDPVVVPNNSGYLNDVAAYSVVMGSLLQTPSNYHNDLSPEGEVLSTALKGGNINNVPYGMLNRSGFRNTMTNQVTATLGAEQQLEFITPGLSAKALVSYDATSINQQVRQRTFQLYEAKQDPENPDAVVYEPTGTNTNSSLADMQIQSQWNLMNIDASLNYARTFGVHDVTGLLLFNRYQRVVNIQLPYNYVGFVGRATYGYKHKYFAELNFGYNGSEQFAPGNKMGFFPSFSAGWLASEEDFVRDALPWLSYAKLRASYGQVGNDNMNGARFAFLTLWNGSYESQIGNSELAWEKANKSNIGLELRLFENFTFEADVFYEKRDNILISATGLVPTGMFGTGGVFNSGIIPRINAGEIENKGFELVGGYQKSFNADTRLDIRVNGAFNRNKVLFLSEVLLPEEYAYRLRNTGYRLGQQWGYRTAGFFNSEEDIFNWYDQSGVGAVPKAGDLKYVDMNGDGVITEQDQAPIGDPEMPEWTFGAAVSFQFKGFDFSMMWQGVANRSYFLAGQAIWETYNFNEWHKEAWSQERYDAGLPITYPRLAPGSNASKLPSDFWYRDGTYIRLKNAEVGYTLPEQVSDKIGAASIRIYTNGLNLLTFDRYPVKYQDPEQNNELLYPVFKAYNIGLNVTF, from the coding sequence ATGAATAAGACCTTTATGGAGACAAACATGTACAAGTTTTTACTCATGACCGTGTTTTGCACCATGGTATTCAGTAACTCGCTTTTCGCACAATCTGTTGTAAGCGGCGTAGTAACTGATGATGCAGGCGCGGCGCTGGCGGGTGTATCCGTTCAGATCAGGGGAACAATTGAGGGCACAAAAACTGACGAAAGCGGAAGGTATTCAATTGCCGGCGTGGATGAAGGCGCAGTGATCGTATTTTCCCTTTTAGGGTATGTGCCGTATGAAGCTACTGTTGGCGCCGAACGCCAGATTGATGTTATGATGATTGCCGAGGCGACCGAACTGGAGGAGGCGGTTGTAGTAGCTTATGGTACTCAAAAGAAGGAAAGCGTGGTGGCGGCAATTGCTACCATGGACGCAACCGGTTTGCGGCAGACTCCGGCCTCCAACATCGGTATCGCGCTTGCCGGACGTTTGCCCGGACTAACCGTGCTTCAGCGTTCGGGGGTTCCCGGAGGCGAGATGATGGAATTTTATATACGCGGACGCAGCACCATCAACGGGCAGCAGCCGCTGATACTTGTGGACGGCGTTCCACGTGATTTCACGGCGCTTGACCCGAGGGAGGTCGCCACCATTTCCGTCCTGAAAGACGCTTCAGCCACCGCGGTTTATGGGGTAAGAGGAGCGAACGGCGTGATCCTCATCACTACCCGGAGAGGGCATTCGGGAAAACCGGTTATTGATGTGACGGCTGAACAGTCCTGGCAGGCGCCAACACGTTTGCCTGAAATGGTGAACGCCTACGACTACGCCCGCTTGTATAACCAGGTGGAAATTCAAAACGGGCGAAACGCAGTTTATGATGATGCGGCCCTGGAACACTATCGGCTGGGCGACTTCCAGGAATTATATCCGACGCGTGATTACATGAACGAATTCATGAAAGACGCGTTCCCCATGAACCGGATGAATGTGAACGTTAGCGGTGGTAACGACCGGATGAAATACTTTACCACTGTTGGATACCTCCTTCAGCAAGGTATCTTCGAAACGGAAAAATTTGACGAGTACGATTACGATCCCACGTCCAAGGCGAACCGTGTCAACTTCCGATCTAATTTTGACATTGAGATCAATCCTTCATTAAGCATGCTGCTCAATGTGAGCGGTTATATGCAAAAGAAGAATGATCCTGTCGTGGTGCCAAATAACAGCGGCTATTTAAATGATGTGGCGGCCTATTCCGTTGTAATGGGTTCATTGCTTCAGACACCCAGTAATTACCACAACGACCTGTCCCCTGAAGGTGAAGTGCTGTCTACTGCCCTGAAAGGCGGAAACATCAACAATGTGCCTTACGGGATGCTTAACCGTTCGGGGTTCCGTAATACCATGACGAACCAGGTAACAGCGACACTGGGAGCGGAACAGCAGCTTGAATTTATCACTCCGGGGTTATCTGCAAAGGCATTGGTTTCCTATGACGCCACTTCGATCAACCAGCAAGTCCGGCAACGTACATTCCAGTTGTACGAAGCCAAGCAAGATCCCGAAAACCCCGATGCGGTTGTATATGAGCCTACAGGGACCAATACAAACAGCAGCCTGGCCGATATGCAAATCCAGTCGCAATGGAACCTGATGAACATTGATGCGTCGCTCAACTATGCCCGTACTTTTGGGGTACATGATGTAACGGGCTTGCTGCTGTTCAACCGGTATCAGCGTGTGGTTAACATCCAGCTTCCTTATAATTATGTGGGTTTCGTGGGCCGGGCCACCTACGGGTACAAACACAAATACTTCGCTGAACTCAATTTTGGATATAACGGCTCCGAACAGTTTGCTCCCGGGAATAAGATGGGCTTCTTCCCCTCGTTTTCGGCCGGATGGCTCGCTTCAGAGGAAGATTTCGTGAGAGACGCGCTCCCCTGGCTTTCCTATGCGAAGCTTCGCGCTTCCTACGGCCAGGTGGGCAATGATAATATGAACGGCGCCCGTTTTGCCTTCCTGACGCTCTGGAATGGCAGTTACGAATCGCAGATCGGCAATTCGGAGTTAGCGTGGGAGAAAGCAAATAAGTCTAATATCGGGTTGGAGTTGCGCCTTTTTGAAAATTTCACTTTCGAGGCAGACGTCTTCTACGAAAAGCGGGACAATATCCTGATTTCCGCCACGGGGCTTGTCCCCACGGGAATGTTTGGTACCGGCGGTGTATTTAACTCTGGCATTATACCCCGGATCAATGCCGGTGAAATTGAGAACAAGGGCTTTGAACTTGTTGGCGGCTATCAAAAAAGCTTCAACGCCGATACCCGGCTTGACATCAGGGTCAATGGGGCATTCAATCGTAATAAGGTGCTTTTCCTCAGCGAGGTATTGCTCCCTGAAGAATATGCCTACCGCTTGCGAAACACCGGCTACCGTTTGGGGCAGCAGTGGGGATATAGAACAGCCGGATTTTTTAATTCCGAAGAAGACATTTTCAACTGGTATGACCAGTCTGGTGTCGGCGCCGTTCCAAAGGCAGGCGATCTGAAATATGTAGATATGAACGGCGACGGTGTAATTACTGAACAGGATCAGGCGCCGATCGGAGACCCGGAAATGCCGGAATGGACCTTTGGCGCCGCGGTAAGCTTTCAGTTTAAAGGTTTCGATTTCAGCATGATGTGGCAGGGGGTAGCCAATAGAAGCTATTTCTTAGCAGGGCAAGCGATTTGGGAAACATACAATTTCAATGAATGGCATAAGGAAGCATGGAGCCAGGAACGCTATGACGCCGGATTACCGATTACGTATCCGCGTTTGGCTCCCGGAAGCAACGCCAGCAAGCTCCCTTCTGATTTCTGGTACAGGGACGGAACCTATATCCGCCTGAAAAACGCGGAAGTGGGCTATACGCTTCCCGAACAGGTGTCAGACAAAATAGGAGCCGCATCAATACGAATTTATACCAATGGCCTGAACCTGCTGACCTTTGACAGGTACCCGGTGAAATACCAGGATCCCGAACAGAATAATGAGCTTTTATACCCGGTTTTCAAGGCATATAATATTGGGCTGAACGTGACTTTCTAA
- a CDS encoding AraC family transcriptional regulator, which produces MKPIYAKPPLGSRAAFQVRKDYFDLLDTKWHYHSEYELAFIKYPHGKRIAGNSITAFEEDDLVFYGPNLPHAWSHEPAAGEVPATSYNSGLSYYAIVVHFSKSCFGDSFFAIPEMGAIQAILRRSTHGLVIYGEARKRIVQLMSQLVDHTGSRRVILLLQILEELSVTEEYALLSSAGYWDNLNDHDAVRMSGIYEYIIQNFTREIVLDEIATQAHISPSAFCRYFKARTKRTLKEFVNDLRINYACQLLEENQHSITQICFEAGFNNISNFNRRFKEIKGITPQQYRTNILGIHHNNIKRTAGEHSQS; this is translated from the coding sequence ATGAAGCCGATTTATGCCAAACCGCCGCTGGGCAGCCGCGCTGCTTTCCAGGTTAGGAAAGACTATTTCGATTTGCTGGATACTAAATGGCACTATCATTCGGAATATGAATTGGCCTTTATTAAATATCCGCATGGAAAACGCATTGCGGGTAACAGCATCACCGCCTTCGAAGAGGACGATTTGGTTTTCTATGGGCCTAATCTTCCGCATGCATGGTCACACGAGCCTGCCGCCGGTGAAGTTCCGGCTACATCTTACAACAGCGGGCTCTCTTATTATGCGATCGTAGTGCATTTCAGTAAGTCTTGTTTTGGGGATTCTTTTTTTGCTATTCCCGAAATGGGCGCCATCCAGGCGATTCTCCGGAGGAGTACCCACGGGCTGGTGATATATGGAGAGGCACGGAAGCGGATTGTGCAGCTGATGAGCCAGCTGGTTGATCATACCGGCTCAAGACGTGTTATTCTTTTGCTGCAAATATTAGAGGAACTGTCCGTCACCGAAGAGTATGCCTTGCTTTCGTCCGCCGGGTATTGGGATAATCTTAATGATCATGACGCCGTACGGATGAGCGGTATATACGAATACATTATTCAGAATTTCACCAGGGAGATTGTATTGGACGAAATTGCCACACAGGCGCATATTTCTCCTTCGGCCTTCTGCCGTTATTTCAAGGCAAGAACGAAACGGACACTTAAGGAATTTGTCAACGACTTACGCATCAACTATGCCTGCCAGTTGCTGGAAGAAAATCAGCACAGCATCACCCAAATATGTTTTGAGGCGGGTTTCAACAATATATCCAATTTTAACCGCCGGTTCAAGGAGATCAAGGGAATCACGCCGCAGCAGTACCGAACCAACATCCTGGGTATTCACCACAATAATATAAAGCGAACGGCCGGAGAGCATAGTCAATCGTAA
- a CDS encoding Gfo/Idh/MocA family protein: protein MSSYLLSAAFNLPESPRPIVVIGAGGIMEEAHLPAYLKAGWPVQSIYDIQPEKAERLAGIFGIPKVHSSIEALIRHAPPDAVFDIAVPASKLTGILELLPAGAGVMMQKPMGETLQAAAAILRICESKGFTASVNFQMKLIPSIIAAKNLIDQGAIGELHDMEIRMNIHHPWELWDFLFGLPRMEMLYHSIHYMDMIRYFLGMPNGIYAKTFQHPKQMQLASTRSVIIFDYDRPVRAFINTNHGHDFGIKHQDSFVKWEGSKGAIKATLGKNINFPKGEADHFEYFLSGQAQQGWTSADIPGAWYPDAFIATMADLQCAIENPASPHVTSVKHAYDTMRLVEAAYLSSDSGGTDIPD, encoded by the coding sequence ATGAGCAGTTATCTCCTGTCGGCGGCGTTTAATCTGCCGGAATCGCCCCGCCCGATTGTCGTGATCGGAGCGGGCGGAATCATGGAAGAAGCCCATTTGCCGGCTTACCTCAAAGCCGGCTGGCCGGTTCAGAGCATTTATGATATTCAACCGGAAAAGGCCGAAAGGCTTGCAGGCATATTCGGTATCCCGAAGGTACATTCGTCCATCGAAGCGCTGATTCGCCATGCACCGCCGGACGCTGTCTTTGATATTGCCGTGCCGGCTTCAAAGTTAACCGGTATCCTCGAACTTTTGCCCGCAGGCGCCGGCGTGATGATGCAGAAACCCATGGGCGAAACCCTGCAGGCAGCTGCCGCTATTTTACGCATTTGCGAGTCAAAAGGCTTCACTGCAAGTGTTAACTTCCAAATGAAGCTGATCCCGTCGATCATTGCTGCAAAAAATCTTATCGACCAAGGCGCGATCGGCGAATTGCATGACATGGAAATTCGGATGAACATCCACCACCCCTGGGAACTCTGGGATTTTCTTTTCGGTTTGCCACGCATGGAAATGCTTTACCACAGCATCCATTACATGGATATGATCCGGTATTTCCTGGGCATGCCGAACGGCATATATGCCAAAACTTTCCAGCATCCGAAACAAATGCAATTAGCCTCTACGCGTTCGGTCATCATTTTTGACTACGACCGCCCCGTACGCGCTTTTATCAACACCAATCACGGGCACGACTTCGGCATTAAACACCAGGACTCCTTTGTCAAATGGGAAGGCAGCAAAGGCGCCATTAAAGCAACTCTGGGTAAGAACATTAACTTCCCAAAAGGTGAAGCCGACCATTTTGAATACTTCCTGTCCGGACAGGCACAGCAGGGTTGGACTTCGGCGGATATCCCGGGGGCCTGGTATCCCGATGCGTTCATTGCCACCATGGCTGACCTGCAATGTGCCATTGAAAACCCTGCATCGCCGCATGTCACCTCGGTAAAGCACGCCTACGACACCATGCGCCTGGTAGAAGCCGCTTACCTGTCAAGCGATTCCGGCGGCACGGACATCCCTGATTAA
- the ilvD gene encoding dihydroxy-acid dehydratase: protein MNPILNKFSRKLTENEGQPGSRAMLYATGLDERTIRFPQIGVASAGFSGNPCNMHLNDLAAIVARELTALDVNGMTFNTIGVSDAISMGTFGMNFSLPSRDLIADCIETVMSGQWYDGLVAIMGCDKNLPGAAIAMGRLNRPALMIYGGSIHSGRHKGNKINVLSTFEAYGAKTVGLIDDEELGQIIRNACPGAGACGGMYTANTMSSSIEALGLSLPYSSSNPAVSDEKKQECTAAAAAIKNLLQLDLKPRDIVTRRSLENALVVVMALGGSTNAVLHYLAIARAFDLPLSLDDFQHISNHTPLIADLKPSGKYMMEDVHDSGGTPAILKILLDEGLLDGDCLTVTGKTLRENLEGIPPWNNEMNILVPVNKPLKPTAHLQILYGNIAPAGSVAKITGKEGDFFKGRARVFDSEDEAVETIKKGLIHKGDIVVIRYVGPKGGPGMPEMLKATAAIMGAGLGRDVALITDGRFSGGTHGFVVGHIAPEAIDGGPIALLEEGDMVTIDVRNNRIDANLNDEVWHQRRTDWAEPAPRNTPGVLYKYAQLVSSASAGCITDRPLI from the coding sequence ATGAACCCTATATTGAATAAATTTAGCCGTAAGCTTACTGAAAACGAAGGCCAGCCCGGCTCCAGGGCGATGCTCTACGCTACGGGACTGGACGAGCGGACCATCCGCTTCCCCCAGATTGGCGTCGCCAGCGCCGGCTTTTCGGGCAATCCCTGCAACATGCACCTCAATGACCTGGCCGCCATTGTCGCAAGGGAACTGACGGCCCTTGACGTAAATGGGATGACCTTTAACACCATCGGCGTAAGTGATGCCATCAGCATGGGTACTTTTGGGATGAACTTTTCGCTCCCTTCCCGGGATCTCATTGCCGACTGCATTGAGACGGTCATGAGCGGCCAATGGTATGACGGGCTGGTAGCGATCATGGGATGCGATAAGAATTTGCCGGGCGCGGCGATTGCGATGGGCCGCCTTAACCGGCCTGCGCTGATGATCTACGGAGGAAGCATCCATTCCGGCAGGCACAAAGGCAATAAAATCAATGTACTCTCCACGTTTGAAGCTTATGGCGCCAAAACGGTCGGTCTTATCGATGACGAGGAACTGGGTCAGATTATCCGCAACGCTTGCCCGGGCGCCGGCGCTTGCGGCGGCATGTACACGGCCAACACCATGTCTTCTTCCATTGAAGCGCTGGGGCTATCGCTTCCTTACAGCTCCTCGAACCCGGCGGTAAGTGATGAGAAGAAACAGGAATGTACCGCTGCAGCAGCGGCCATCAAAAACTTACTCCAACTGGACCTGAAGCCCCGTGATATTGTCACCCGCAGGTCGCTGGAGAACGCGTTGGTTGTCGTCATGGCCCTGGGAGGCTCCACAAACGCCGTTTTACATTACCTGGCGATCGCCCGGGCTTTTGATCTTCCTTTGTCATTGGACGACTTCCAGCACATCAGCAATCACACGCCCCTCATCGCTGATTTGAAGCCTAGTGGCAAATACATGATGGAAGATGTACACGATAGCGGCGGTACGCCAGCCATTTTGAAAATCCTGCTGGATGAGGGATTGCTGGATGGCGACTGCCTGACAGTTACCGGTAAAACACTTCGCGAAAATCTCGAAGGAATCCCGCCCTGGAACAATGAAATGAACATCCTGGTTCCGGTGAACAAACCGCTTAAGCCCACAGCCCACCTGCAAATACTTTATGGGAATATCGCCCCTGCAGGATCTGTCGCCAAGATTACCGGGAAAGAAGGCGACTTTTTTAAAGGCCGCGCCAGGGTATTCGATAGTGAAGACGAAGCCGTAGAGACGATAAAAAAGGGCCTTATTCATAAAGGAGACATTGTAGTCATCCGCTATGTAGGCCCCAAAGGCGGACCTGGCATGCCCGAGATGCTCAAGGCCACGGCCGCTATTATGGGCGCCGGCCTTGGAAGGGATGTGGCCCTGATTACCGACGGGCGTTTCTCCGGAGGCACCCACGGTTTTGTCGTCGGGCACATTGCGCCGGAGGCGATTGACGGCGGGCCTATTGCGCTGCTGGAAGAAGGCGACATGGTCACCATTGACGTACGGAATAACCGGATAGACGCTAATTTAAATGATGAAGTTTGGCATCAGCGGCGCACGGATTGGGCGGAACCGGCTCCCCGGAATACGCCGGGAGTACTCTATAAATACGCCCAACTGGTCTCGTCCGCTTCCGCCGGCTGTATAACGGACCGGCCATTAATCTAA
- a CDS encoding alpha/beta hydrolase family protein, translated as MRDIHLLKERQAGILDDLKAAIGPFPAKSALNAEVQNVIFKEDYRIEHILFESRPDFYVTSSLYIPKGIDKPAPAILYCSGHSALGYRSPVYQHVIINLVKKGFIVFAFDPVGQGERIQYYDPNTGQSRMGGPTREHSYPSVQLLLAGTNLVNYMVWDGIRALDYLATRPEVDINRIGVTGRSGGGTQAAYLGAVDDRVKAAAIENYLTSFARLYESKGPQDAEQNLTHGILKGIDHADLLIARLPKASLLIATTNDFFSIQGARETFEQVSTLAKLYPFAQDKLFMVEDDAGHASTRKNREALYAFFQSQLELPGPVTDLEITVPAAAELRVCASGQVSTSTPSENLFSLNKKHASTIQPTFPKHPLSLPDVSFIKELVGFNQPLDTVNNVFTGRVARKGYVIEKYFTYSSGGYLIPYLYFKPELPNGKALIYVHPEGKESMALPGSELERMVQSGYAVFCPDLIGIGEMGPGSYKGDAYIDGVSYNMCFMGLQINKTVVGLRSSDIVALRQVITRAFLFDDIYAISVDELASPLLHAALFDEAIKGVLTIGDFATYSTLVNTEYYDSRHAFSLVPNVLLYYDLPILTRAIAPRKYAHLDGKGAGPAILAKIKGFSAK; from the coding sequence ATTCGGGACATTCATCTGTTAAAGGAGAGGCAAGCCGGGATTCTTGACGATTTAAAAGCGGCTATAGGGCCGTTTCCGGCCAAAAGCGCTCTGAATGCTGAAGTACAAAATGTCATTTTCAAGGAAGACTACCGCATTGAACATATCCTGTTTGAGTCCCGGCCTGATTTTTATGTTACTTCATCCCTTTATATACCCAAGGGAATTGATAAGCCTGCGCCGGCTATTTTGTATTGTAGCGGCCATAGCGCGTTGGGGTACCGTTCCCCGGTCTATCAGCATGTGATCATCAATTTAGTCAAAAAAGGATTTATCGTTTTTGCTTTCGATCCTGTTGGTCAGGGAGAACGCATACAATATTATGATCCCAATACCGGCCAGTCCCGAATGGGAGGCCCAACAAGAGAACATTCATATCCCTCCGTCCAGTTGTTGCTCGCCGGAACAAATCTGGTGAATTATATGGTTTGGGATGGAATCCGCGCATTGGATTATTTAGCTACAAGGCCCGAGGTGGATATAAATCGAATCGGTGTTACGGGCCGGTCCGGCGGAGGCACCCAAGCCGCCTATCTGGGTGCGGTAGATGACCGGGTGAAAGCCGCAGCCATAGAGAATTATTTAACCAGCTTTGCGCGCTTGTATGAAAGTAAAGGGCCACAGGATGCGGAGCAAAATCTAACCCACGGTATTTTAAAAGGAATAGACCACGCGGATTTACTGATCGCCAGGCTGCCCAAAGCCAGTTTATTGATCGCAACAACAAATGATTTTTTCAGCATCCAGGGCGCCAGGGAAACGTTTGAGCAGGTCAGCACATTAGCTAAGCTATATCCTTTTGCCCAGGATAAGCTTTTTATGGTGGAAGATGACGCCGGTCATGCCTCAACCAGGAAGAACAGGGAAGCCTTGTATGCGTTTTTCCAGTCGCAACTTGAGCTTCCCGGCCCAGTCACCGACTTGGAAATAACCGTGCCTGCAGCGGCAGAATTGCGCGTATGTGCCTCCGGTCAGGTCTCCACCTCCACGCCATCGGAAAACCTGTTTAGTTTGAACAAGAAGCACGCTTCCACCATACAGCCCACATTCCCGAAACACCCGCTAAGCCTTCCGGATGTTTCATTCATCAAGGAGTTAGTTGGATTTAATCAACCGTTAGACACGGTAAATAATGTTTTTACCGGACGCGTAGCCCGAAAGGGGTACGTCATTGAAAAGTACTTTACCTATAGTAGCGGGGGATACCTTATTCCGTACCTCTATTTCAAGCCGGAGCTACCAAATGGCAAAGCCCTGATCTACGTACACCCGGAAGGGAAGGAAAGCATGGCACTGCCTGGCAGCGAACTTGAGCGGATGGTTCAGTCCGGATATGCCGTTTTTTGTCCGGACCTGATCGGAATAGGCGAAATGGGCCCCGGAAGTTATAAAGGCGATGCCTATATCGACGGCGTTTCTTACAATATGTGTTTCATGGGGTTGCAGATCAATAAGACGGTGGTGGGCTTGCGATCAAGCGATATTGTTGCATTACGGCAGGTAATTACCCGGGCCTTTTTATTTGATGATATCTATGCGATATCGGTTGATGAGCTGGCCTCTCCATTACTGCACGCAGCGCTATTTGATGAAGCCATAAAAGGTGTACTGACCATTGGCGATTTCGCAACCTACTCCACGTTGGTAAATACCGAATATTACGACTCCCGCCATGCATTCAGTCTTGTGCCAAACGTACTTTTATATTATGACCTCCCGATATTGACTCGTGCGATTGCTCCCCGCAAATATGCCCATTTGGATGGGAAAGGCGCAGGCCCGGCAATCTTAGCGAAGATAAAAGGCTTTTCTGCAAAATGA
- a CDS encoding ATP-binding protein, protein MADNTEISLAISDSFYLLLAGNNSWYDEKLIGRSSEIAQLKEALASNEAELIAIYGRRRVGKTFLVRNVYKSELIFEMTGLQYASIRDQLRIFSRDLG, encoded by the coding sequence ATGGCTGATAATACTGAGATATCACTAGCCATAAGTGATAGTTTTTACCTACTTTTGGCTGGTAATAATAGCTGGTACGATGAAAAATTAATTGGAAGATCCTCCGAAATCGCACAGTTAAAGGAAGCTTTAGCGTCTAATGAAGCTGAATTAATAGCCATTTACGGAAGACGGAGGGTAGGTAAGACCTTCTTGGTTCGCAATGTGTACAAAAGCGAATTGATTTTTGAAATGACTGGGCTTCAGTATGCCAGCATTCGCGATCAGTTGCGTATTTTCAGCCGCGACCTAGGTTGA